Proteins encoded by one window of Cannabis sativa cultivar Pink pepper isolate KNU-18-1 chromosome 4, ASM2916894v1, whole genome shotgun sequence:
- the LOC133037419 gene encoding MDIS1-interacting receptor like kinase 2-like isoform X1 produces MQKNKASNVMDKSRKGANNNEMNKSFIWEKEAKFTFGEIVEATEDFDDKYCIGKGGFGTVYKAILRSHELISAVKRLHVSDSSDILEVNRISFENEIQTLTEVRHRNIIKLYGFISRKSEMYLVYQYAKRGSLSKVLYGSTNLDWDSRVEIVQGLAHAISYLHHDCSPPIVHRDVSLNNVLLGSDFVPILSDFGIAQLLIPDSSIWTNVAGSYGYMAPELALTMRVTEKCDVYSFGVVALEIMMGKHPGELLESLSSSQSKISSENMLLKDMLDQRLLPPTGRLLMVVVLVVSLALSCTRSRPDSRPTMHFVAQELSTRSRASMISVPLRTITIGKLSTLYYQ; encoded by the exons ATGCAAAAAAACAAAGCTAGCAATG TGATGGATAAGAGTAGAAAAGGTGCCAACAATAATGAAATGAACAAGTCATTCATATGGGAGAAGGAAGCAAAATTCACATTTGGAGAAATTGTAGAGGCAACTGAAGACTTTGATGACAAGTACTGTATTGGGAAAGGAGGTTTTGGTACTGTTTACAAGGCCATATTGAGATCACATGAGCTAATTTCGGCAGTTAAGCGGTTGCACGTGTCAGATTCAAGTGATATTTTAGAAGTTAATCGCATCAGTTTTGAGAATGAGATTCAAACTCTAACCGAAGTCCGACATCGGAACATCATAAAGCTTTATGGGTTCATTTCAAGAAAAAGTGAAATGTACTTGGTGTATCAATATGCAAAAAGAGGTAGTCTTTCTAAAGTATTATATGGCTCAACAAATCTTGATTGGGATTCAAGGGTGGAGATAGTTCAAGGATTGGCCCACGCAATCTCATACTTGCACCACGATTGTTCTCCACCAATTGTCCATCGCGACGTGTCTTTGAACAATGTACTACTTGGCTCAGATTTTGTTCCCATTCTATCAGACTTTGGTATAGCTCAATTGTTGATCCCTGACTCCTCCATTTGGACAAATGTAGCTGGATCCTACGGTTATATGGCCCCAG AGCTTGCTTTGACCATGCGTGTGACTGAAAAGTGTGATGTGTATAGTTTTGGAGTGGTAGCTTTAGAAATTATGATGGGAAAGCATCCAGGAGAATTATTGGAATCTTTATCATCATCTCAATCGAAaatatcatcagagaatatgctACTGAAAGATATGTTAGATCAACGGCTATTACCTCCTACAGGTAGATTACTAATGGTTGTGGTGTTGGTGGTGAGCTTGGCATTGTCATGTACTAGAAGTAGACCAGATTCACGACCCACTATGCATTTTGTGGCACAAGAACTATCGACAAGGAGTCGAGCTTCCATGATCTCTGTGCCATTGAGAACCATTACTATTGGGAAGCTTTCTACCCTTTACTATCAgtag
- the LOC133037419 gene encoding MDIS1-interacting receptor like kinase 2-like isoform X2 translates to MQKNKASNGSHILVFGLVCSLILFVTTIVIILIFCHESKVMDKSRKGANNNEMNKSFIWEKEAKFTFGEIVEATEDFDDKYCIGKGGFGTVYKAILRSHELISAVKRLHVSDSSDILEVNRISFENEIQTLTEVRHRNIIKLYGFISRKSEMYLVYQYAKRGSLSKVLYGSTNLDWDSRVEIVQGLAHAISYLHHDCSPPIVHRDVSLNNVLLGSDFVPILSDFGIAQLLIPDSSIWTNVAGSYGYMAPELALTMRVTEKCDVYSFGVVALEIMMGKHPGELLESLSSSQSKISSENMLLKDMLDQRLLPPTGRLLMVVVLVVSLALSCTRSRPDSRPTMHFVAQELSTRSRASMISVPLRTITIGKLSTLYYQ, encoded by the exons ATGCAAAAAAACAAAGCTAGCAATGGTAGTCACATTTTAGTCTTTGGTCTTGTTTGTAGCCTAATATTGTTTGTTACTACCATTGTAATCATTCTCATATTTTGTCATGAATCCAAAGTGATGGATAAGAGTAGAAAAGGTGCCAACAATAATGAAATGAACAAGTCATTCATATGGGAGAAGGAAGCAAAATTCACATTTGGAGAAATTGTAGAGGCAACTGAAGACTTTGATGACAAGTACTGTATTGGGAAAGGAGGTTTTGGTACTGTTTACAAGGCCATATTGAGATCACATGAGCTAATTTCGGCAGTTAAGCGGTTGCACGTGTCAGATTCAAGTGATATTTTAGAAGTTAATCGCATCAGTTTTGAGAATGAGATTCAAACTCTAACCGAAGTCCGACATCGGAACATCATAAAGCTTTATGGGTTCATTTCAAGAAAAAGTGAAATGTACTTGGTGTATCAATATGCAAAAAGAGGTAGTCTTTCTAAAGTATTATATGGCTCAACAAATCTTGATTGGGATTCAAGGGTGGAGATAGTTCAAGGATTGGCCCACGCAATCTCATACTTGCACCACGATTGTTCTCCACCAATTGTCCATCGCGACGTGTCTTTGAACAATGTACTACTTGGCTCAGATTTTGTTCCCATTCTATCAGACTTTGGTATAGCTCAATTGTTGATCCCTGACTCCTCCATTTGGACAAATGTAGCTGGATCCTACGGTTATATGGCCCCAG AGCTTGCTTTGACCATGCGTGTGACTGAAAAGTGTGATGTGTATAGTTTTGGAGTGGTAGCTTTAGAAATTATGATGGGAAAGCATCCAGGAGAATTATTGGAATCTTTATCATCATCTCAATCGAAaatatcatcagagaatatgctACTGAAAGATATGTTAGATCAACGGCTATTACCTCCTACAGGTAGATTACTAATGGTTGTGGTGTTGGTGGTGAGCTTGGCATTGTCATGTACTAGAAGTAGACCAGATTCACGACCCACTATGCATTTTGTGGCACAAGAACTATCGACAAGGAGTCGAGCTTCCATGATCTCTGTGCCATTGAGAACCATTACTATTGGGAAGCTTTCTACCCTTTACTATCAgtag